The following is a genomic window from Capnocytophaga stomatis.
TTGCAGAAACACCAACGGAATTTTTTTCTGATTGCAATTAGCAATAAACCGAGTGGCTTTATCGGCACTGTCGGAATAAATCACCCCACCAAACTGCATTTCTCCCTTCTTGGTTTTGACCACTTTACGTTGATTAGCAACTATTCCCACCGCCCAACCGTCAATTCTGGCATATCCGGTGATGAGCGTTTGCCCGTAACCAGCTTTATACTCATCAAACTCAGAATTGTCCACCAAACGAAGGATAATTTCCATCATATCAAATTGTTCCGCTCTCGACTTAGGCAGAATTCCATATATTTCCTCAGGATTTTTCAACGGTTTTTGATCTTCAACACGATTGAACCCCGCTTTTTCATACGTCCCGATTTTTGCCATCGTTCGTTTGATTCTGTCCAAGGCATCTTTATCGTCTTTCGCTTTAAAATCGGTCACTCCACTGATTTCGCAGTGTGTAGTTGCTCCACCAAGCGATTCATTATCAATATCTTCCCCAATAGCAGCTTTTACCAAATAACTTCCTGCCAAGAAGATACTTCCCGTTTTGTCCACAATTAGGGCTTCATCACTCATAATGGGTAAATACGCCCCGCCGGCAACGCAACTTCCCATAACGGCAGCAATTTGAGTAATTCCCATACTGCTCATTATCGCATTGTTACGGAAAATTCGCCCGAAGTGTTCCTTATCGGGAAAAATTTCGTCCTGCATTGGCAAGTACACGCCCGCACTGTCCACCAAATAGATGATAGGCAGGCGATTTTCAATGGCAATTTCCTGAGCACGAAGGTTTTTCTTTCCCGTGATAGGAAACCAAGCTCCTGCTTTTACGGTAGCATCATTCGCCACTACAACACATTGTTTTCCAGACACATACCCAACTACAACAACCACACCAGCCGACGGACAGCCACCGTGTTCGGGATACATTCCTTCACCTGCAAACGCCCCAATTTCGATATATTCTTTGTCTTTATCTAAAAGATATTCAATGCGTTCACGAGCCGAAAGTTTACCTTGACTGTGTAATTTCTCAAGACGCTTTTTACCTCCGCCTTCCTTTACTTTGGCTAATCTTCGACGTAATTCACTCAGCTCAAGTTTGTTAAAATCTTCATTGATATTAAATTGAACATTCATAAATCCTTATTTTCAATTTTTCGGGCGAAAATACAAAGAAAGATTTAA
Proteins encoded in this region:
- a CDS encoding acyl-CoA carboxylase subunit beta produces the protein MNVQFNINEDFNKLELSELRRRLAKVKEGGGKKRLEKLHSQGKLSARERIEYLLDKDKEYIEIGAFAGEGMYPEHGGCPSAGVVVVVGYVSGKQCVVVANDATVKAGAWFPITGKKNLRAQEIAIENRLPIIYLVDSAGVYLPMQDEIFPDKEHFGRIFRNNAIMSSMGITQIAAVMGSCVAGGAYLPIMSDEALIVDKTGSIFLAGSYLVKAAIGEDIDNESLGGATTHCEISGVTDFKAKDDKDALDRIKRTMAKIGTYEKAGFNRVEDQKPLKNPEEIYGILPKSRAEQFDMMEIILRLVDNSEFDEYKAGYGQTLITGYARIDGWAVGIVANQRKVVKTKKGEMQFGGVIYSDSADKATRFIANCNQKKIPLVFLQDVTGFMVGSKSEHGGIIKDGAKMVNAVANSVVPKFTIVVGNSYGAGNYAMCGKAYDPRLIVSWHSGNIAVMGGAQAAKVLLQIETASLKSKGEEISKEQEQILYDKIKSKYDEQISPYYAAARLWTDAIIDPLETRKWISMGIEAANHAPIEKPFNLGVLQV